A portion of the Streptomyces platensis genome contains these proteins:
- a CDS encoding methionine ABC transporter permease, which produces MTWNEMQPLLYDRTLDTLFMVWWSAFYAVLLGIPVGVLLHLTQRGAVLQNIVVNKVLGAITNIGRSFPFLILIVVLIPFTRLLVGVSIGPTGAVVPLAIAAIPFFARLVEAALREVDHGLVEAAHAMGGGTWTIVFKVLLPQALPALVAGVTTLVIQLIGYSAIAGAVGGGGLGDLAYTYGYQQYETSLMIATVVELILLVTLVQVLGDRIVRRLAQRGTRASSLRRTRIGEPAAVTEAA; this is translated from the coding sequence GTGACCTGGAACGAGATGCAGCCGCTGCTGTACGACCGCACGCTCGACACCCTCTTCATGGTGTGGTGGTCCGCGTTCTACGCGGTGCTCCTCGGCATCCCGGTCGGCGTGCTGCTGCATCTGACCCAGCGCGGCGCAGTCCTCCAGAACATCGTCGTGAACAAGGTGCTCGGCGCGATCACCAACATCGGGCGGTCCTTCCCGTTCCTGATCCTGATCGTGGTGCTGATCCCCTTCACCCGGCTCCTCGTCGGCGTTTCCATCGGCCCGACCGGCGCGGTGGTCCCGCTCGCCATCGCCGCCATCCCGTTCTTCGCGCGGCTGGTCGAGGCCGCCCTGCGCGAGGTCGACCACGGGCTGGTCGAGGCCGCCCACGCCATGGGCGGTGGCACCTGGACCATCGTCTTCAAGGTGCTGCTCCCGCAGGCGCTGCCCGCGCTGGTGGCGGGCGTCACCACCCTGGTCATCCAGCTGATCGGCTACTCCGCGATCGCCGGTGCGGTCGGCGGCGGCGGTCTGGGTGACCTCGCCTACACCTACGGCTATCAGCAGTACGAGACCTCGCTGATGATCGCCACCGTGGTGGAACTGATCCTCCTGGTCACTCTCGTCCAGGTGCTCGGCGACCGCATCGTCCGCCGGCTCGCCCAGCGCGGCACCCGTGCCTCCTCCCTGCGCCGTACCCGCATCGGGGAGCCGGCTGCCGTCACCGAAGCCGCCTGA
- a CDS encoding methionine ABC transporter ATP-binding protein codes for MITTTGLTKVYRSGDREVTALDGVDLHVREGEVYGVIGQSGAGKSTLIRCLNLLERPTSGTVTVAGQELTAIAGRGKRASAGLRAARSHIGMVFQHFNLLSSRTVQDNVELPLEILKVDRKERSRKALELLDLVGLADKAKAYPAQLSGGQKQRVGIARALAGDPKVLLSDEATSALDPETTRSILQLLRDLNRKLGLTIVLITHEMDVVKTICDSAALMKNGRVIEQGTVAELLATPGSELARELFPVGGEPSADDRTVVDITFHGDAATRPVISELSRTYNVDISILGAAMDTVGGKQIGRMRIELPGRFEENVVPIGFLREQGLQVDVADVDHSAAATAAGPADRPATPEPAAALQKEGAK; via the coding sequence GTGATCACCACAACGGGCCTGACCAAGGTCTACCGTTCCGGAGACCGCGAAGTCACCGCCCTGGACGGCGTCGATCTGCACGTCCGCGAAGGAGAGGTGTACGGCGTCATCGGCCAGAGCGGCGCCGGCAAGTCCACCCTCATCCGCTGCCTCAACCTCCTGGAGCGCCCCACCTCCGGCACGGTCACCGTCGCCGGCCAGGAACTGACCGCCATCGCCGGCCGCGGCAAGCGCGCCAGCGCCGGACTGCGTGCCGCCCGCAGCCACATCGGGATGGTCTTCCAGCACTTCAACCTGCTGTCCTCACGCACCGTGCAGGACAACGTCGAACTGCCGCTGGAGATCCTCAAGGTCGACCGCAAGGAGCGCTCCCGCAAGGCGCTGGAGCTGCTGGACCTGGTCGGCCTCGCCGACAAGGCCAAGGCCTACCCCGCCCAGCTCTCGGGCGGGCAGAAGCAGCGCGTCGGCATCGCCCGCGCGCTGGCCGGCGACCCCAAGGTGCTGCTCTCCGACGAGGCCACCAGCGCCCTGGACCCGGAGACCACCCGCTCCATCCTCCAGCTGCTGCGTGACCTCAACCGCAAGCTGGGCCTGACCATCGTGCTCATCACGCACGAGATGGACGTGGTCAAGACGATCTGCGACTCGGCCGCGCTGATGAAGAACGGCCGCGTCATCGAGCAGGGCACCGTCGCCGAACTGCTCGCCACCCCCGGCTCCGAGCTGGCCCGCGAGCTGTTCCCGGTCGGCGGTGAGCCCTCCGCCGACGACCGCACCGTCGTCGACATCACCTTCCACGGCGATGCCGCCACCCGCCCGGTGATCTCCGAGCTGTCGCGCACCTACAACGTCGACATCTCGATCCTCGGCGCCGCCATGGACACCGTCGGCGGCAAGCAGATCGGCCGGATGCGCATCGAGCTGCCCGGCCGCTTCGAGGAGAACGTCGTACCGATCGGCTTCCTCCGGGAGCAGGGCCTTCAGGTGGACGTGGCGGACGTCGACCACAGCGCCGCAGCGACCGCCGCCGGCCCCGCCGACCGGCCGGCCACCCCGGAGCCCGCCGCCGCGCTCCAGAAGGAAGGTGCCAAGTGA